A stretch of the Carassius carassius chromosome 6, fCarCar2.1, whole genome shotgun sequence genome encodes the following:
- the LOC132142024 gene encoding uncharacterized protein LOC132142024 — MVRILNNVFDLKETRFGQPRPRHGLNLLWWFAHDCVQIDSNHRMTAKCDPANGAFGFHRFYNNERLLPEIDLPYYEVGNLSTPGSLPLYVTRHYTGQLDSSNKDRIIVSFDSIWKRFKKIYVTQHSNQVRFDQNHTYCISIDLLRNIQALSLQNFYREPTNGSGPVSISIPKSVQTYTFQSRPTGNKLMKNIQESTRIHFHRELNASGHVSISIPKSVQTNTFQSRPTSNEHMKNIQESTRIHFHREPTNGSGHVSISIPKSVQTNTFQSRPTSNELMKNIQESSRIHFHREPTNDSGRVSISRPQSVPDVPQSVQDNQTNSCQSISCPVLICFIVLMLLAAAVYVFFKII, encoded by the coding sequence ATGGTGAGAATCCTGAATAATGTGTTTGATCTGAAAGAGACCAGGTTTGGTCAGCCCCGTCCCAGACACGGTCTGAACTTGTTGTGGTGGTTTGCTCATGATTGTGTTCAGATTGACTCCAACCATCGCATGACTGCAAAGTGTGACCCTGCAAATGGAGCATTTGGCTTTCATCGATTCTATAATAATGAAAGACTTCTTCCTGAAATTGATCTGCCATACTATGAGGTGGGCAACCTGAGCACCCCTGGATCACTGCCTCTTTATGTCACAAGACATTACACAGGACAGTTGGACAGCAGCAACAAAGATCGCATAATTGTTTCCTTTGACTCAATATGGAAAAGATTTAAGAAGATTTATGTGACACAGCACTCAAATCAGGTGCGCTTTGACCAGAATCACACTTACTGTATTAGCATTGATCTTCTGAGGAACATCCAAGCATTGAGCCTCCAAAACTTCTACAGAGAACCCACCAATGGTTCTGGACCTGTATCCATAAGCATACCTAAGTCAGTGCAGACTTACACCTTTCAGAGTAGGCCTACTGGCAATAAACTCATGAAGAACATTCAAGAGTCGACTCGTATACACTTCCACAGAGAACTCAATGCTTCTGGACATGTATCCATAAGCATACCTAAGTCAGTGCAGACTAACACCTTTCAGAGTAGGCCTACTAGCAATGAACATATGAAGAACATTCAAGAGTCGACTCGTATACACTTCCACAGAGAACCCACCAATGGTTCTGGACATGTATCCATAAGCATACCTAAGTCAGTGCAGACTAACACCTTTCAGAGTAGGCCTACTAGCAATGAACTCATGAAGAACATTCAAGAGTCAAGTCGTATACACTTCCACAGAGAACCCACCAATGATTCTGGACGTGTATCCATAAGCAGACCTCAATCAGTACCAGACGTACCTCAGTCAGTGCAAGACAACCAGACAAACTCCTGTCAGAGTATATCCTGCCCTGTGCTGATTTGCTTCATTGTGCTAATGCTGCTCGCTGCTGCAGTCtatgttttctttaaaattatatag